A single region of the Sphingomonas sp. LY29 genome encodes:
- a CDS encoding cold shock domain-containing protein, with protein sequence MNMSEPQLASELPLPEGQHCSGRVKWFDATRGFGFLISEDCEGDILIHFSLLKEHGRRSVPEGATIECIAAHQDRGFQALKILSIDLSTALPMAVAPVHATVERADRKALADTAGEYEPVEVKWFNRVKGYGFLCKPGESESGEDIFVHMETVRLSHIIDLEPGQLLEARVASGKKGLTAVELRLAG encoded by the coding sequence ATGAACATGAGCGAACCGCAACTCGCGAGCGAACTTCCGTTGCCGGAAGGCCAGCATTGTTCGGGTCGCGTCAAATGGTTCGACGCCACGCGCGGCTTTGGCTTCCTCATCTCCGAGGATTGCGAAGGCGACATCCTCATCCACTTCAGCCTGCTCAAGGAGCATGGTCGCCGTTCGGTCCCCGAGGGGGCGACGATCGAATGCATTGCCGCGCACCAGGACAGGGGCTTCCAGGCGCTCAAGATATTGTCGATCGATCTGTCGACGGCCTTGCCGATGGCCGTCGCACCGGTCCATGCTACGGTCGAGCGCGCGGATCGAAAGGCTTTGGCCGATACCGCGGGCGAGTATGAGCCGGTGGAGGTCAAATGGTTCAATCGCGTCAAGGGTTACGGCTTCCTGTGCAAGCCGGGCGAGTCCGAGTCGGGCGAGGACATCTTCGTGCACATGGAGACGGTCCGACTGTCGCACATCATCGACCTGGAGCCGGGACAATTGCTGGAAGCGCGGGTCGCGTCCGGGAAGAAGGGCCTGACCGCGGTCGAGCTGCGCCTGGCCGGTTGA
- a CDS encoding DUF192 domain-containing protein, protein MAFGGALAACQPTTSPAELGPSAAGLDQVPLTVTSGNRTHRFVVEVARTEEQQAMGLMNRSSLAPDRGMIFPFAQPRPASFWMKNTLIPLDIIFVRSDGTIANVAANTVPLSLEPVLSEGTVGSVLELAGGRAEELGIRAGDKVAWTD, encoded by the coding sequence ATGGCGTTTGGCGGAGCGCTCGCCGCCTGCCAACCGACGACCAGTCCTGCCGAATTGGGTCCGTCCGCCGCCGGGCTCGACCAAGTTCCCCTGACGGTGACCTCGGGCAATCGGACCCACCGGTTCGTCGTTGAAGTCGCGCGGACTGAAGAGCAGCAGGCCATGGGCTTGATGAACCGGTCCTCGCTCGCGCCCGACCGCGGGATGATTTTCCCGTTCGCCCAGCCGCGGCCGGCCAGCTTCTGGATGAAGAACACGCTGATCCCGCTCGACATCATTTTTGTTCGTTCGGACGGCACGATTGCCAACGTTGCGGCGAATACCGTTCCACTGTCGCTGGAGCCGGTCCTGTCGGAAGGCACGGTCGGCTCCGTGCTCGAACTCGCCGGCGGCCGGGCCGAAGAACTTGGGATCAGGGCGGGGGACAAGGTCGCCTGGACCGATTGA